In a single window of the Delftia tsuruhatensis genome:
- a CDS encoding efflux RND transporter periplasmic adaptor subunit yields the protein MTRKLRLASIALAAAALTALLLWLMRKPEPVATTAPAEAAAPRPALAVTTTAPEPRELARTLAANGNIAAWQEAVVGSQTSGLRLAEVRVNVGDVVGKGQVLAVFAADTVQAELARLKAGLLEAQAQASEARGNAERARTLDRSGALSQQQIQQYLAAEQTAQARVEAARAALAAQQVQLRNTQVLAPDAGVISSRTATVGSVLNGGTELFRLVRQGRLEWRAEVASGELAHIATGTQALVTAPGGAQLHGTVRVVGPTVDPQTRNALVYVDLPQAAHHAAFKAGMFARGEFTLGTDQALTLPLAAIVPRDGFNHVLVLRPDSRVQLVRVQTGRRAGERVEITSPLPHDARIVAQGSGFLNDGDLVRVVEDAAPTSAPAASR from the coding sequence ATGACACGAAAACTGCGTCTTGCATCCATCGCACTGGCCGCCGCCGCGTTGACGGCCCTGCTCCTGTGGCTGATGCGCAAGCCCGAGCCGGTCGCCACCACGGCGCCGGCCGAGGCCGCCGCACCCCGCCCCGCGCTGGCAGTGACCACGACCGCGCCCGAGCCCAGGGAGCTGGCGCGGACGCTGGCGGCCAACGGCAACATCGCGGCCTGGCAGGAAGCGGTGGTGGGCTCGCAGACCAGCGGCCTGCGCCTGGCCGAAGTGCGCGTGAACGTGGGCGATGTGGTCGGCAAGGGCCAGGTGCTCGCTGTCTTCGCCGCCGATACCGTGCAGGCCGAGCTGGCGCGCCTCAAGGCCGGCCTGCTCGAAGCCCAGGCCCAGGCCTCCGAGGCCCGGGGCAATGCCGAACGCGCACGCACCCTGGACCGCAGCGGCGCCTTGAGCCAGCAGCAGATCCAGCAGTACCTGGCTGCGGAGCAGACGGCGCAGGCGCGCGTGGAGGCGGCGCGCGCCGCGCTGGCCGCCCAGCAGGTGCAGTTGCGCAACACGCAGGTGCTGGCACCCGACGCCGGGGTCATCTCCTCGCGCACGGCCACGGTGGGCAGCGTGCTCAACGGCGGCACGGAGCTGTTTCGCCTGGTGCGGCAGGGCCGGCTGGAATGGCGCGCCGAGGTCGCGTCCGGCGAGCTGGCGCACATCGCCACCGGCACGCAGGCCCTGGTAACGGCTCCCGGCGGCGCACAGCTGCACGGCACGGTCCGCGTGGTGGGGCCCACGGTGGACCCGCAGACGCGCAACGCGCTGGTCTACGTGGACTTGCCGCAGGCCGCGCACCACGCCGCCTTCAAGGCCGGCATGTTCGCACGCGGCGAGTTCACGCTGGGCACGGACCAGGCACTCACGCTGCCGCTGGCGGCCATCGTGCCGCGCGACGGCTTCAACCATGTGCTGGTGCTGCGGCCCGACAGCCGCGTGCAGCTGGTCCGGGTGCAGACCGGCCGCCGCGCGGGCGAGCGCGTGGAGATCACCTCGCCCCTGCCGCACGATGCGCGCATCGTGGCCCAGGGCTCGGGCTTTCTGAACGATGGCGACCTGGTGCGGGTGGTGGAGGACGCTGCACCGACATCGGCACCCGCAGCTTCCCGATAA
- the soxR gene encoding redox-sensitive transcriptional activator SoxR, with amino-acid sequence MKIEDDPLLSIGEVAQRSGVKASALRFYESLALIESVRSASGHRRYHRSSLRRIAFVVFAQRIGFSLEEIAEQLARLPSRHVPTGGDWQRMSRVWKQRLDERIGELQRLSDSLDQCIGCGCLSLRHCVLHNPGDLCAQNGPGPRRWLGDPPPLGTESDSR; translated from the coding sequence ATGAAAATCGAGGATGATCCGCTGCTGAGCATCGGCGAGGTCGCACAGCGCAGCGGCGTGAAGGCCTCGGCGCTGCGCTTTTACGAATCACTGGCACTGATCGAGTCCGTGCGCAGCGCCAGCGGCCACCGCCGCTACCACCGCTCCTCGCTGCGTCGCATCGCCTTCGTGGTGTTCGCACAGCGCATAGGCTTCTCGCTGGAGGAGATCGCCGAACAGCTGGCGCGGCTGCCCAGCCGCCATGTGCCCACGGGCGGGGACTGGCAACGCATGTCACGGGTCTGGAAACAGCGCCTGGACGAGCGCATCGGCGAGCTGCAGCGCCTCAGCGACAGCCTGGACCAGTGCATTGGCTGCGGCTGCCTGTCGCTTCGCCACTGCGTGCTGCACAACCCCGGTGACCTGTGCGCGCAAAACGGCCCGGGCCCGCGCCGCTGGCTGGGCGACCCACCGCCCCTGGGGACAGAATCCGACAGCCGTTGA
- a CDS encoding AraC family transcriptional regulator, with amino-acid sequence MNAVDSALLKVLPAPWDPDHVDRPVTVLPMRSGPGHWGMDFHAHRKSQLMVTNTGLITLETDAGVCVVPPRSAAWIQGGTLHRVSCSGAASGYIVFVEAGAARPMPGPCHALAVSPFLRALLDRVQDLPQDYALDGGDGRLMQVLLDEIQAAQPEGLHLPLPHDRRLRRMTSALCAEPQLHARLADWAQRIGMSERSMTRLFVAETGLTVNQWRRQLHVLTALQQLSQGLRIQTVADALGYESAPAFVTMFRKAVGTSPRRFLAMRSAPARTAKA; translated from the coding sequence ATGAACGCCGTGGATAGTGCCCTGCTGAAAGTCCTGCCTGCCCCCTGGGACCCCGACCATGTGGACCGCCCCGTGACCGTGCTGCCCATGCGCTCGGGTCCGGGGCATTGGGGCATGGACTTCCATGCCCACCGCAAGAGCCAGCTCATGGTCACCAATACCGGGCTGATCACGCTGGAGACCGATGCCGGCGTCTGCGTGGTGCCGCCACGCAGCGCCGCCTGGATCCAGGGCGGCACGCTGCACCGCGTCAGCTGCAGCGGCGCGGCCAGCGGCTATATCGTCTTCGTCGAGGCGGGCGCCGCGCGGCCCATGCCGGGCCCCTGCCATGCGCTGGCCGTCTCGCCCTTCCTGCGCGCGCTGCTCGATCGCGTGCAGGACCTGCCCCAGGACTATGCGCTGGACGGCGGCGATGGCAGGCTGATGCAGGTGCTGCTCGACGAGATCCAGGCGGCCCAGCCCGAGGGCCTGCATCTGCCGCTGCCGCACGACCGGCGCCTGCGCCGCATGACCAGCGCCCTGTGCGCCGAGCCGCAACTGCATGCGCGTCTGGCCGACTGGGCCCAGCGCATCGGCATGAGCGAGCGCAGCATGACACGCCTGTTCGTGGCCGAGACCGGCCTGACGGTCAACCAGTGGCGCCGCCAGCTGCATGTGCTCACGGCGCTGCAGCAGCTGTCCCAGGGGCTGCGCATACAGACCGTGGCCGATGCCCTCGGCTATGAAAGCGCGCCGGCCTTCGTGACCATGTTCCGCAAGGCCGTGGGCACCTCGCCGCGCCGCTTCCTGGCGATGCGCAGCGCCCCGGCGAGGACCGCTA